The following nucleotide sequence is from uncultured Flavobacterium sp..
AACCTATTGTAGCACTTAGAGACGAATAATTATGTTTAGTAAAGATAATTGGGATGAGATTTTACAGGCTTTAACAGCCAATGTTTTCAGAACGGTTCTAACTGCTTTTGGGGTATTTTGGGGTATATTTATTTTAGTAATACTACTTGCAGCAGGAAATGGTTTAGAAAACGGTGTAAAAAAAGGTTTTGACGGAATCGCCACAAACACTATGTTTATGTGGAGTCAAACGACTTCTAAAGCTTATAAAGGATTACCTAAAACGCGTCGTTATGATTTTAGAAATAGTGATGTTGCGGCATTAAGGGCAGCTTTGCCGGATTTATTATATGTTTCGCCAAGAAATCAGTTAGGAGATTTTAACGGATCTAATAATGTGGTTCGTGGTACAAAAACTTCTGCATTTAACGTTTACGGAGATTATCCTGAGTTGATTAAACAGCAACCAATGGATATTATAAAAGGACGTTTTGTAAATCAGCAGGATATTAATGAAAGGAGAAAAGTTGCTGTAATTGGAAAAGGAGTTATTAGTGAGCTTTACGGAAAAGCAGAAGAAACGATTGGGACTTACGTGAAAATAAACGGGATTAATTTTATGGTTATTGGAGTTTATAACTCTAAACAACAAGGTGGAAATGCAGAACAAGAACAAAAAAATATTTTTGTTCCGTTTACCACTTTTCAACAAGCCTTTAATTTTGGTGATAAAGTGGGCTGGATGGCTCTTACCGCAAAAGACGAAACTTCGATTACGGCCTTGAAACCGAAAATTTTAGAATTGATTAAATCGCTTCATTCTATTAATCCTGCAGATGACCGTGCAGTAGGGAATTTCGATTTATACGAACAATTCAACAAAGTACAAAGTTTGTTCAGTATCTTAAAAATCATTGCCTATTTTGTAGGAACATTAGTTTTAATTTCGGGAGTAATTGGTATTTCAAATATCATGCTTATCGTGGTTAAAGAACGTACCAAAGAAATTGGAATTCGTAGAGCTTTGGGAGCTACTCCGGGAGCTATTCGCGGACAAATTTTATCAGAATCTATATTTTTAACTATTATATCAGGAATGTTAGGTATTGCTGTCGCAACCGGAATTATTGCCATTTTGAATATGGTATTAGCTTCTATGCCGCCCGACAGTAACACGATGTTTGCAAATCCTAGTGTTGATTTAAGGGTTGTATTTGTGGCCTTATTAATACTAGTAGGATCTGGTTTACTGGCAGGATTTATTCCGGCACAAACTGCAATTAATGTGAAGCCGGTAGATGCTTTACGAACAGAATAAATTATCAATCAAAATAATCGATTAAATCAAGAACAAAATGAAAAAGGGAGTAACTGTAACTGTTTTAATTTTTATTGCTTTAGTTTTTTTTGGCGCACTTTACTATTTGTATGCTAAAAATCAAGAGTCTCCAATTGTCTTTAAAACAGAGAAAGCAGAAATTAAAACAATTGTAAAAAATACAATCGCAACAGGTAATATTCAACCAAATGAAGAGGTGCTAATCAAACCTAACATTTCAGGTATTATTGAAGAAGTTTATATCAAAGCAGGAGAGCAAATAAAAGCAGGAGATATGATTGCAAAAATTAGAGTTGTTGCAAACGTGTCTAATGTTAGCAGCACTCAAAATCAAGTGCAAACGGCTAAAATTGCTTTAGATAATCAAGAGAAAATCTTTAAAAGACAAAAAACCTTGTTTGATAAAGAGGTAATTTCGGCTAACGATTTTGATGCTGCCCAATTGGCTTACAAACAAGCTAAGCAAAACTATTTGGCTGCAAAACAAAGTTTGGATATCGTAAAAACCGGAACAACAACATCATTAGGAAATTATGCTAATACTTTAATTCGTTCAACAGTAAACGGAATGGTTTTGGCGGTTCCTGTAAAAGTAGGAAACCAGGTTATTGAAAGTAATAATTTTAATGAAGGAACTACAATTGCCAGTGTTGCAGATGTTGGAAGAATGATCTTTATTGGAAAAATCGACGAATCTGAAGTTGGGAAAATAAAAGTTCAAATGCCGATTGAGATTACAGTTGGGGCAATTGAAAATAAAAAATTTGAAGCTCGTCTGACTGATATTGCACCAAAAGGTGTAGTAGAAAATGGTGCGATTCAGTTTGAGATTAAAGCTTCTTTAGAAAATAAAGAAAAGACTTTTATCAGAGCCGGATTAAGTGCAAATGCATCCATTATATTAGAAAAAGCAGATAAAGTTTTGGCGATCAAAGAATCTTTGGTTCAATTTGACAAAAAAACTCAAAAACCATACGTTGAAATCGAAACTGTTCCTCAAAAATTTGAGAGAAAAGATTTGGCATTAGGTGTAAGCGACGGAATTTATGTTCAGGTTAAAAGTGGTATCAAAAACACAGATAGAATTAAAATCTGGAATCAGGGTTTAATTAGTGAAGGTGGTGAGAAAAAGTAATCTGAAATTCTAAAGTTTTTTGGGTTTTAAAAAATGTTAAATTTGCGTAGCCATTGCTATGCTTTCATTCAAAATATATGAAAATAAATAAATATAATAGTCTTGTTTTTGCGGTGTTATTTGGACTTGGATTTTCGGGCCACGCACAATCTAAACAATGGACTCTGGAAGAATGCGTGCGATATGCATTAGATAATAATATCACAATAAAATTATCAGAGTTAGATGTGCAAACTGCTGATATTGCTAAAAAGGATGCATTTGGTAGGTATCTTCCATCAGTAAGTGGGAGTGCTTCACACTCCTGGAATATTGGTTTGAACCAAGATGTTACAACTGGTGTTTTGCGTAATCAGACTACGCAGTATTCATCTGTAGGTTTAAATGCAGGAGTTGATATCTATAAAGGTTTGCAAAATCAAAATAATTTCAGAAAAGCTAAACTTTCTATTATAGCTTCACAATATCAATTGCTGAAAATGCAGGAAGATATTTCGCTGAATGTTGCTAATGCATTCCTTCAAATTTTATCTTATAAAGAAGAATTAAAAGTAAAAAAAGAACAACTAACGATCGATGAAAAACGTTTATCACGTTCTGAAGAAATGGTAAGTGCAGGAACAATTCCAAGAGGAGATTTGTATGATCTAAAAGCGACTATTGCGACAGATAAACAAAATATTACGGTTTCAGAGAATAATTTATTGATCTCAAAATTAAGTTTAGCTCAGCTTTTACAACTAAAAGAATTTGCAGATTTTGATGTAATCGATGATACAAATGCAAAAGATGAAAATAATATCATGGCGCAAAATCCAATTGATATTTATAATAAAGCCAAAGAAACCAGAACAGAATTAAAGCTGGCACAAACAAATCTTGAGATTGCTCAGAAAAATGTAGCAATAGCAAAAGGAGCTTATCAGCCTACTTTGAGTGCTTTTTATAGTTTTAATACAAGAGCCAGTTACTCTGATGTTGTAAGAGGAATGGTTCCAAATACTGCCAATCCAACATCTCAGATTGGTTTTGTTGAAGGAACTAACCAGACGGTATTGCAAAATAATTTTTCTCCTGTCTTAGGAAGTGCAAAACCTATATTTGATCAATTTAGTAATAATAAAGGACAATCATTTGGATTCCAGCTTTCTGTACCAATTTTCAATGGTTTTTCTGTTAGAAATAATGTAGAGCGTAATAAAGTAAGTTTAGAGAAATCTAAAATAGATTTAGAACAAAAAAGTTTAGATTTGCAGCGTAATGTTTTTACTGCTTTTACAAATGCAAAAGGAGCTTTAAATACCTATGAATCATCAACGGTAACATTAGAAGCCAGACAACAGGCTTATAATTATGCCAAAGAAAAGTATGACGTAGGATTAATGAACTCTTTTGAATTTACTCAGGCTCAAACATTGTTGACTAATGCACAGTCAGACGTTATTAGAACAAAATACGATTACATGTTTAAAGTAAAGATACTTGAATTCTATTTTGGAATTCCAATTGTCCCGATTATCAAAAAATAGTTATATGAAAAAAAAGACGGTTTATTTCTTAGTAGGCGGAGCGGTAATTGTTATTATAGCTTTGGTTGGTCTTTCGAAATCGGGAGTAATAGGAAATAAGGATGAAGGCAAAGAAGTTGAAGTTTCAAAAGTAATGGCTTCGACAATTGTCGAAACAGTTTCTGCAACTGGTAAAATTCAGCCGGAAATTGAAGTAAAACTTTCTTCAATGGTTTCAGGGGAAATTATTGCACTAAATGTAAAAGAAGGTCAGGTTGTAAAAAAAGGAGATTTATTGGTAAAAATAAATCCTGATTTATACACTTCAGGATTACAAAGATCTGTTGCAAATTTATCAGGGACAAAAGCAGGTTTAACACAATCTGAAGCAAGTTATAAAGAAGCTAAAGCCAGTTATGAGCGTAACAAAACACTTTATGAGAAAGGTGTAATTTCAAAATCAGATTGGGATAAATCAGTTTCAGCTTATGAAGTGGCAAAAGCTACTAAACAAAGTTCGTATTACAATGTTCAAAGTGCATCTGCAACTGTAACCGAAGCTAAAGATAATCTTGGACGTACTTTGATTTACGCTCCTGCAGATGGGACAATTTCAGTATTAAATGTTGAATTAGGCGAGCGTGTTTTAGGAACGCAGCAAATGGCAGGAACAGAGCTTTTGAGAGTGGCAAACCTGAACAACATGGAAGTTGAAGTTGATGTAAACGAAAATGATATTGTTAAGGTAAAAATAGGCGATGAAGCTAATGTTGAAGTAGATGCTTATTTAAAAAAGAAATTTAAAGGTATTGTAACCAGTATTTCTAATTCTGCAAGTACTACTTTGACCTCAGATCAGGTTACTAATTTTAAAGTTAAAGTTCGTATTTTAAAAGAATCATATAAGGATTTATTAGAAGGTCAGCCAAGTACATATTCGCCTTTCAGACCTGGAATGACGGCTACTGTTGATGTTATTACAAGAACTAAAAAGAACGTTTTGGCAGTGCCAATTAGTTCTGTTGTGGTGAAATCTGATACAACTGCCGTTAAAGATTTTAAAGTAGAAGATCCTAATGAAGATAAAAAAGCAGCTCCAAAAAGCGATAAAAAGTTTGAATGCGTTTTTGTAAAAGTAGGAGAAAAAGCTAAAATCAGAATCATTAAAACCGGTATTCAGGACGATACTAATATCGAAGTAATGTCAGGTTTAAAATCCGGAGATGTGGTAATCACAGGACCTTATACTACAGTTTCTAAAGAATTAAATTCGGGTGATAAAGTAAAACTTAAAAAAGCTGATACGGCTAAGAAATAAATAGAATATCTTTAACGAAATTGCCATCCTGAACGAAGTTGAAGGCTGGCAAAGTGAAAAGGGCTTCGACTTCGCTCAGCCTGATATTAATAATCAATTTTAAAAAAATAAACACATTGTCTTTTATTCTCAATATCGAAACGGCTACTAAAAACTGTTCAGTATCTATTGCAAAAAATGGAGAAACCATTATATGTAAAGAAATTGCCGAAGAAGGCTATTCGCATGCCGAAAAACTGCATGTTTTTATTGAAGAAGTAATAAAAGCCTCTGGAATAAATGTTCAGGATTTAGCTGCAATTGCAGTAAGTCAGGGTCCCGGATCTTATACTGGATTAAGAATAGGAGTTTCGGCAGCAAAAGGATTGTGTTTTGCATTAAATATTCCGTTGATTGCAGTTGATACCTTGCAAACTTTAGCTTCTCAGGCCAAAGTTTCTGATGGAAAAATAGTTCCAATGCTGGATGCCAGAAGAATGGAAGTTTACAGTGAAGTTTTTAATGCGAATTTAGAAGTCGAAAGAGCCATTCAGGCTGAAGTTATTACAGAAGATTCCTTCGCAGCATATACTGATGTACTTTATTTTGTTGGAGATTGTGCTGATAAATGCAAACCTGTTTTAACAAAAGAGAACTTTGTTTTTCTGGAAGATATAAAATTCCCTTCAGCTTCAGCAATGAGTAAAATCAGTTATGATAAATATCAAAAAAGCGACACTGTAGATGTCGCTTATTTTGAACCGTATTATTTAAAAGATTTTATGATGACATTGCCATCTAAAAAACAATAAATCTATTTTATTTTTGAATTGTAAAAGGTTGGATTTTGATTCCGGCCTCGTCAAGAGCAGTTTTGCAATTCTCTAAAGTTTCAGAAAAAACAGCTCCATAATTTACATTTTTAGCCCACGGACGCACTGCAAATTCTACAGAACTAGCCGTTAGATTTTTTACGAAAACCTCCGGAGCAGGCTTTTTAAGTACTTTAGGATTTGTATTTAAAACATTCAAAAGAACTTCTTTCGCTTTTTTAATATCAGAATCATAAGAAACTGCAAAAGTCAAATCGGCTCTTCTTTCTCCCTGCATAGAATAATTAATAATTGTTCCGTTTGACAAAGCACCATTAGGTACAAAAACAGTTTGATTATTAGCAGTTAGCATTTTAGTAACAAAAATTTGAATCTCTAACACCGTTGCAACTACACCTTGTGACTCAATAGTGTCACCAACTTTAAAAGGCTTGAATACAATAATTAACATTCCTCCGGCAAAGTTAGAAAGCGAACCTTGTAATGACAAACCTACTGCAAGTCCCATTGCTCCTAAAATAGCAACGAAAGACGAAGTTTCGATACCAAGCTTTGAAATAAAAGTTACAAATAATAAAATTCGGAGTGCCCATATTAAGATATCCGAAAGGAATTTTGTTAATGTAGGATCTAAATTTCTTTGAATCATTATTTTCGTAATAATTCTATTGATTAATCTGATAGCATATATACCAACAAATAAAATTAAAAATGCCGAAATTAATTTAGGCGCATAATCAACTAATACGTCAACGAATTTTGTGGCGTAGTTGCTAAGTTGTTCAGGACTCATCATGTTTATAGAATAAAAAAACCTTCTCAAAAAGAGAAGGTATATTAGTGGTGCAAATATAAAGATATTTCTTTTATAAGAAAAATAACTATCTATTCCTTGTCAGTAGTTTCGTCAATAACTTTATCTGTTGCATCTGCAGCTTTTTCGCTGGCATCAACTACAGTTTCAGATGCAATTGTTTTAGTCTCGTTAGTAAGATCACTGGTTTTTTCTTTTACAGTATCAATTACTTCACTTATTGAATCTGATGCTTTTTCTACATATTCACTTACAACATCTTTTGCTTGATGTGCATAGTCTGCAGCACTGTTAAGTATTGGTTCTGAAGCTTCTTTGGCTTTTGCGATTGTTTCTTCGGCAAAAGTTTCTGCTTTTTCTACATAAGGCGCAGCAGCTTCTTTAGCTTGTTCAAAAGTACTTTCTGCCTGATTGGCTAAATCTGTAGCAGTTTCTTTGGCTGAGCCAAATAAATTCTTAAAAAATGATGATACTCCCATTGGTTTGATTTTTGATTTGTTAATAATACAATATTAAATCTTTTTTACAAGAATTGTAGTGTTATTGTTAAAATAATTTATTGATAGTAAGTGAGATATAAAAAAAAAGCGTCTGCCAATGGCAAACGCTTTCATATTTTTTAAAGAATGTAATTTTATGCATTCACAGCTTCTACTTTGATTGCTTCATCATTCAACATGCTTTTTAGCATATTTTCGATTCCGCTTTTTAAAGTAAAAGTAGATGATGGACAACCGCTGCAAGCACCTTGCAAAATTACTTTTACTGTTTTGTCATTTTCATTATAAGAGTCAAAAGCAATATTTCCACCATCGGCAGCAACCGCAGGTTTTACATATTCTTCCAGGATATTGATGATTTGTTGAGACGTAACATCAAGTTTATCAAAAGCCTCATCTTTAGTAATATCATTTTTAGTAGCAACTTCAATTAAACTCTCATCTAAAACAGTTCCTCCGTTTTCGATAAATTGTTTGATGAAAGATCTTACTTCTAATGTGATTTCGTCCCAATTATTGATATCATACTTAGTTACTGAAATATAATTTTCATCAATAAAAACTTCTTTTACATAAGGAAACTTGAATAACTCTTTTGCTAAAGGAGAAGAAGCAGTCTGATCAATATTTTTATATTCTACCGCATTTCTGGTTAACATTCTGCTAACTACAAATTTTAAAGCAGCAGGATTTGGAGTTGTTTCTCCGTAAACCGTAATAGGCTGTTTTTTTGTTTTAGTTTCGTCAACTTTTATAATAACACCACCTTTTTCAACAAATGCTTCAATTTGTTCTGCAACAGCATCTTTAACATCATCCCATTCTACAATACTGTATCTTTCGATAGCGATAAAGTTTCCTGAAATATAAACTGTTTTTACAAACGGAAGATAGAATAATTGTTGTGCTAATGGCGATGCTTCCGCTTCATCGATATTTTTGAATTCAAAATTTTGATTTTGGGTAATGAAATCTTCAAATTCAAACTTTAAGATAGTCGGATTTTGAGTTTCTTTTATAGTGATTTTTGTCATGATTTGTAATTTTTCACAAATTTAGTAAAGTTATTTTCTACTAATACCTATATTTGATTTTTTAATAAAATAATTAAGACTCTTTTCAAATAAATCGTATTAAATTATGAGAGTCTAAATTATAAGCAAACAAAATTGCCTTTATGGAATTTAGAATCAGGGTTTTATTTATTTTTTTAATCACATCATTTTATTCTTATTCACAAGAGGGAATTCCGGTTTATTCAGATTATTTATCAGATAATTATTACTTAATTCATCCGTCGATGGCGGGAGCTGCAAATTGTACAAAAATAAGATTGACAGCGAGAAAACAGTGGTTTGGTCAGGAAGATGCCCCTTCGCTTCAGACCTTAAGTATGAACGGAAGAATTGGAGAAAGATCAGGAGCCGGTATAATTCTATTTAATGATAAAAATGGGTATCATTCTCAAAAAGGAGTGAAGCTTACTTATGCACATCATATAATGTTTTCGAGAGATGAAATAGATTTAAATCAGCTTTCGTTTGGTATTAGCGGAGGTATAATTCAGAATCAATTAGACGAAACTGCATTTGGAGGAACTTTTGATCCAATTGTTTATGGTCAAATTCAAAAAGATTCTTATTTTAATGTTGATGTTGGAGCCTCATATAATTATTTAGATTTTTATGCTCATGCAACCGTTCAGGGTTTATTAGAAACCAGAAGAGATATATACACAGATTATGAAAGTGACAATTTGAGAAAGTTCTTGCTTAGTGCCGGATATGTTTTTGGGAAAAGTGACAATATTACCTGGGAACCGTCTATTTTGTTTCAATTATTTGATAAAACAAAACAAAAGTCTATCGATTTAAACATGAAAGCCTATAAAAACATGGATTTTGGAAGTTTATGGGCTGCTTTATCTTATAGAAGAAGTTTTGATGGTGCGCAATATAGTAACGGAAGTGGTGTTTCATCTCAAAAATTACAATATTTTACTCCTATAATTGGAGTGAACTTTAAAAATTTCATGTTTGCTTATACCTATTCGCAGGTTATGGGAAATGTGAAATTTGATACTGGTGGCTATCACCAGATTACTTTAGGAATTAATTTATTTTGTAAAAAGGAACGTTACGACTGTAATTGTCCCGCTATTAATTAAATCAATATTATGTTAATCAAATCTGTAAACGGAAAAACGCCTCAAATTCCTGATGATTGTTATGTTGCCGAAAATGCGACAATTGTAGGTGATGTTACTTTTGGAAAATCTTGTAGTGTTTGGTTTAATGCCGTAATTCGTGGAGATGTTCACTTTATCAAAATAGGAAATAAAGTCAATATTCAAGATGGGGCAATTATACATTGTACCTATCAAAAACATCCCACTATTATTGGTAATAATGTTTCAATTGGACATAATGCCATTGTACACGGTTGTACAGTTCATGACAATGTTTTGATTGGGATGGGCGCTATTGTAATGGATAATTGTGTGATCGAAAGTAATTCTATCGTGGCAGCCGGAGCAGTTTTAACTCAAAATACAGTTGTGACTTCGGGAAGTATTTATGCCGGTGTTCCTGCCACAAAAGTGAAAGATATCGATCAATCTGATTTTGCGGGAGAAATCGAACGTATCTCAAACAATTATGTAATGTATTCGGGCTGGTTTAAAGAATAAATTCAATAAATTCCAAATAATAAAAATTCCAAATTCCAACATTTATTGACAATGCATTGGGATTTGGAATTTTTTTATTTGGGATTTGGATTTTAAAAATTGGAATTTTAATTATAGGTTGATTTTTTCGAAGAAAGCATTTTTGTAGCTTTCACTAATCGGAATTCGTTTGTCACTAATCAAAACCTTATTTTTTTGTATTGATTTTACATGTTTTATATTGATAATATAAGACCTGTGAATTCTTGAAAATCCTTTGCTGGAAAGTAAATTTTCTAACTTTATTAAGCTAATTAATGTTAAGGTAAATTTGTTGTCGGTCGTGTAAATTTTTACATAATCTTTTAGACCTTCAATAAATAGAATATCCGAAAAATTCATTTTTACGTTTTCATATTCAGCTCTTACAAACATAAAATCCTGCTCTAATTCCGGAGCAGTTGTGTTTTCAGAAATAGCCTGAATAGTTGCAGCCGGATTTAAGACCTGTTGTGCCCTTACAACCGATTTTAAAAAACGATGAAACGGAATTGGTTTTACCAAATAATCAACAGCGCCAAGATTAAATCCTTCAACTGCATAATCAGAATAAGCAGTTGTAAAAATAATTAATGGCTTTTTTTCGATTGTATTCAAAAAATCAATACCAGAGAAATGCGGCATCTGAATGTCCAGAAATATCAAATCAATGTTATTTTGATTGATAAAAGAAACAGCATCAATTGCATTATTAAAAGTGCTGACTAATTCGAGAGAATCTACTTTTCGAACAAAATCTTCTAATAATTCAACCGCTAAAGGTTCATCATCTATAATTACACATTTCATTTGTTGGAGATTAGATTTTTAAAAATTCCTGTTTGGGCGCAAAATTAGTTTGTAACCAATGAATTAAGTTTTAAAATTTTCATAAAAAAAATAATTCATTTTCAATGCTATCCGTTTACTGTAATGGTTTTACTTAGTGTGTAACCATCTGTTAAATTTCCTGTCAATGTTGCTAATTCATTGGCTAAACTATCCGAAAAAACATTGTCTCTCGTATTCGAAGTATCGGCTTGACCGTGAGCAGCATAATTTGTACTTGAATATACTTCGCTTGAAACCGTTTCAGGAAAAGCAATTTGTGTTACCAATAATGATGATCCTCCAGTAGTCATGACTTCAACATGTATATGCGGCGCTCTGCCTTGATACCAGCCCGGAAAAATAGAAATAAACGAAACTTCTCCTTTTGAATTTGTTGTTTGTCTGCCTCTTAAAAAGTGAACCGAAGTATAATCTGTTTGTTGCATCGAAGTTCCTCCATATTCAGAGTAATTACCGTCTTTATCGCAATGCCAGACATCTACAAAAACACCTTCTAAAGGCGAGCAGTTATTGTTTTTATTTTCGATAATCAGATTAATAAGTAAAGCTACGCCAATTCGATCAGATTTTATGTTTTCTAAAACAAGTTGGCTTGGTGTTTTAATAGGGAATGGCCCTTTAGTTTCAGCAGGAGAAACTGTGCAGCTTCCGTCGCCTGATGTGTTTGTATCGCCATTATCACTTTTAGAACATGATTCTAATAGTTTAGAGGCTGTTGCCAAAGATGCAATTCCTAATATACCGTTTCTTATGAATTTTTTTCTGTCCATGATTAGTTGTGTTTAATTGATAGTGTTTTGAATTTCATCTAATTTTAAATTCAAATGCACACGATAATATTGATTGTCTTGCGTAATAGTGAGTTCATGAGCATCCGGATAAAGCAAATCCAGTCGGTTTTGAATATTCACTAATCCAATTCCTGAATTTTCAGGGTCTTTTATATAGTTTTCAATGGTGTTTTCGATCCAAAAATCGAGGCTGTTCTCCAAAATAATAATCTTAATTTTTACGTGAGCTGCACCTTTATAATCGGTTCCGTATTTAAAGGCATTTTCAACGAATGAAATCAATAACAAAGGCTCGATAAATTTATTTTTGGTATCGCCATGAACATTTATAACAATGTCTTCGATGTTATTGAGTCTCAGTTTTTGTAATTCGATATAATTCTGAATATAATTGATTTCCTTTTCTAAAGCCACCGTTTTATTATCTGTTTCATAAAGCATATAACGCATTAGTTCAGACAATGTTACGATGGCATCAGGGACCAAATC
It contains:
- a CDS encoding mechanosensitive ion channel domain-containing protein; this encodes MMSPEQLSNYATKFVDVLVDYAPKLISAFLILFVGIYAIRLINRIITKIMIQRNLDPTLTKFLSDILIWALRILLFVTFISKLGIETSSFVAILGAMGLAVGLSLQGSLSNFAGGMLIIVFKPFKVGDTIESQGVVATVLEIQIFVTKMLTANNQTVFVPNGALSNGTIINYSMQGERRADLTFAVSYDSDIKKAKEVLLNVLNTNPKVLKKPAPEVFVKNLTASSVEFAVRPWAKNVNYGAVFSETLENCKTALDEAGIKIQPFTIQK
- a CDS encoding TolC family protein; this encodes MKINKYNSLVFAVLFGLGFSGHAQSKQWTLEECVRYALDNNITIKLSELDVQTADIAKKDAFGRYLPSVSGSASHSWNIGLNQDVTTGVLRNQTTQYSSVGLNAGVDIYKGLQNQNNFRKAKLSIIASQYQLLKMQEDISLNVANAFLQILSYKEELKVKKEQLTIDEKRLSRSEEMVSAGTIPRGDLYDLKATIATDKQNITVSENNLLISKLSLAQLLQLKEFADFDVIDDTNAKDENNIMAQNPIDIYNKAKETRTELKLAQTNLEIAQKNVAIAKGAYQPTLSAFYSFNTRASYSDVVRGMVPNTANPTSQIGFVEGTNQTVLQNNFSPVLGSAKPIFDQFSNNKGQSFGFQLSVPIFNGFSVRNNVERNKVSLEKSKIDLEQKSLDLQRNVFTAFTNAKGALNTYESSTVTLEARQQAYNYAKEKYDVGLMNSFEFTQAQTLLTNAQSDVIRTKYDYMFKVKILEFYFGIPIVPIIKK
- a CDS encoding NifU family protein, which translates into the protein MTKITIKETQNPTILKFEFEDFITQNQNFEFKNIDEAEASPLAQQLFYLPFVKTVYISGNFIAIERYSIVEWDDVKDAVAEQIEAFVEKGGVIIKVDETKTKKQPITVYGETTPNPAALKFVVSRMLTRNAVEYKNIDQTASSPLAKELFKFPYVKEVFIDENYISVTKYDINNWDEITLEVRSFIKQFIENGGTVLDESLIEVATKNDITKDEAFDKLDVTSQQIINILEEYVKPAVAADGGNIAFDSYNENDKTVKVILQGACSGCPSSTFTLKSGIENMLKSMLNDEAIKVEAVNA
- a CDS encoding efflux RND transporter periplasmic adaptor subunit; its protein translation is MKKGVTVTVLIFIALVFFGALYYLYAKNQESPIVFKTEKAEIKTIVKNTIATGNIQPNEEVLIKPNISGIIEEVYIKAGEQIKAGDMIAKIRVVANVSNVSSTQNQVQTAKIALDNQEKIFKRQKTLFDKEVISANDFDAAQLAYKQAKQNYLAAKQSLDIVKTGTTTSLGNYANTLIRSTVNGMVLAVPVKVGNQVIESNNFNEGTTIASVADVGRMIFIGKIDESEVGKIKVQMPIEITVGAIENKKFEARLTDIAPKGVVENGAIQFEIKASLENKEKTFIRAGLSANASIILEKADKVLAIKESLVQFDKKTQKPYVEIETVPQKFERKDLALGVSDGIYVQVKSGIKNTDRIKIWNQGLISEGGEKK
- a CDS encoding YtxH domain-containing protein; this translates as MGVSSFFKNLFGSAKETATDLANQAESTFEQAKEAAAPYVEKAETFAEETIAKAKEASEPILNSAADYAHQAKDVVSEYVEKASDSISEVIDTVKEKTSDLTNETKTIASETVVDASEKAADATDKVIDETTDKE
- a CDS encoding efflux RND transporter periplasmic adaptor subunit; the encoded protein is MKKKTVYFLVGGAVIVIIALVGLSKSGVIGNKDEGKEVEVSKVMASTIVETVSATGKIQPEIEVKLSSMVSGEIIALNVKEGQVVKKGDLLVKINPDLYTSGLQRSVANLSGTKAGLTQSEASYKEAKASYERNKTLYEKGVISKSDWDKSVSAYEVAKATKQSSYYNVQSASATVTEAKDNLGRTLIYAPADGTISVLNVELGERVLGTQQMAGTELLRVANLNNMEVEVDVNENDIVKVKIGDEANVEVDAYLKKKFKGIVTSISNSASTTLTSDQVTNFKVKVRILKESYKDLLEGQPSTYSPFRPGMTATVDVITRTKKNVLAVPISSVVVKSDTTAVKDFKVEDPNEDKKAAPKSDKKFECVFVKVGEKAKIRIIKTGIQDDTNIEVMSGLKSGDVVITGPYTTVSKELNSGDKVKLKKADTAKK
- the tsaB gene encoding tRNA (adenosine(37)-N6)-threonylcarbamoyltransferase complex dimerization subunit type 1 TsaB gives rise to the protein MSFILNIETATKNCSVSIAKNGETIICKEIAEEGYSHAEKLHVFIEEVIKASGINVQDLAAIAVSQGPGSYTGLRIGVSAAKGLCFALNIPLIAVDTLQTLASQAKVSDGKIVPMLDARRMEVYSEVFNANLEVERAIQAEVITEDSFAAYTDVLYFVGDCADKCKPVLTKENFVFLEDIKFPSASAMSKISYDKYQKSDTVDVAYFEPYYLKDFMMTLPSKKQ
- a CDS encoding type IX secretion system membrane protein PorP/SprF translates to MEFRIRVLFIFLITSFYSYSQEGIPVYSDYLSDNYYLIHPSMAGAANCTKIRLTARKQWFGQEDAPSLQTLSMNGRIGERSGAGIILFNDKNGYHSQKGVKLTYAHHIMFSRDEIDLNQLSFGISGGIIQNQLDETAFGGTFDPIVYGQIQKDSYFNVDVGASYNYLDFYAHATVQGLLETRRDIYTDYESDNLRKFLLSAGYVFGKSDNITWEPSILFQLFDKTKQKSIDLNMKAYKNMDFGSLWAALSYRRSFDGAQYSNGSGVSSQKLQYFTPIIGVNFKNFMFAYTYSQVMGNVKFDTGGYHQITLGINLFCKKERYDCNCPAIN
- a CDS encoding ABC transporter permease; amino-acid sequence: MFSKDNWDEILQALTANVFRTVLTAFGVFWGIFILVILLAAGNGLENGVKKGFDGIATNTMFMWSQTTSKAYKGLPKTRRYDFRNSDVAALRAALPDLLYVSPRNQLGDFNGSNNVVRGTKTSAFNVYGDYPELIKQQPMDIIKGRFVNQQDINERRKVAVIGKGVISELYGKAEETIGTYVKINGINFMVIGVYNSKQQGGNAEQEQKNIFVPFTTFQQAFNFGDKVGWMALTAKDETSITALKPKILELIKSLHSINPADDRAVGNFDLYEQFNKVQSLFSILKIIAYFVGTLVLISGVIGISNIMLIVVKERTKEIGIRRALGATPGAIRGQILSESIFLTIISGMLGIAVATGIIAILNMVLASMPPDSNTMFANPSVDLRVVFVALLILVGSGLLAGFIPAQTAINVKPVDALRTE